The sequence TGAGAAAGAGCGTGAGTGCCACCGACACGGCCACCACGAACACACTGTTCCACAGATACCCGAGGAAGGGGCCGTGCAGCACGGCAGCGTAGTGACTCCAGTCGAGCGTGCGGGGCCACGCCCAGGCCGGGGTGCTGTAGGTATCCGCCTGGCTTTTCAGGCTCAGCAGCACCATGATCAGGAAGGGCAGGGCCGTGACCAGCAGCCAGATCAGCGTCAGCAGCGCTCCTGGCACGCGCCGCACAGTTGCCCAGAAACGGGAAGGCCGGGGAACACGCTGCACGTTCATACCTCCGTCTGGTAGCGGCGTGAGAGGCGGAGAGCGGCGCTGGCGGCCACCACCACGATCAGGAACATGGCGCTCGAAACGGCGGCTCCGTAGCCGATGTTGAAGGCGCTGAAGACCGTGCGGTACATGTAGGTCGCCATTACCTCCGAGGAGCCGGACGGCCCGCCCCCGGTCATGACATACACCAGATCGAAATACCGCAGCGAGCCGATCAGCGACAACACCGCCGCCGTTCGTACCGTTCCCTGAAGGAAGGGCAACGTGATGCGCCAGAAGATGACTCTGGGCGAAGCGCCGTCGAGCGTGGCGGCCTCGCGCAGTTCGTCGGGCATGCTCGACAGCCCGGCCATAAACAGCAGCATATAGAACGGAACGCTCTGCCAGCACACCACCGCGATGACCGAGGCGAGGGCGAACCGGGGGTCACCCAGCCAGTCCTGCGCCAGACCGTCCAGATGCAGGCTCCGCAGCGCCGTGTTAATCGCGCCGAAATTCGGATCGTACAGGTCGCGGAAGACCGTGCCGATGGCGACGCTCGACATCAGCAGCGGCAGGACGTAGATGATTCGCAGCGCCACCGAGCCGCGTGACGCCCGGCTGAGCGTGACGGCCAGCAGCAGGCCCAGCGGCAGCTGAATCAGAATCGAGAAGACCGCCAGCAGCGCGTTGTTGCCCAGCGCTCTGAGAAACACCGCGTCGCGGCTGAGATCGAGCCAGTTGCTCAGTCCGACGTCACGGGCGGTGTTGCCCAGCCCGTTCCAGTTCACGAACGACAGCCGGAAATTGGCGACCAGCGGGTACAGCAGAAACAGGGCCAGCACCACCATGGCGGGCGCGATGAAGGCCGCCGCCGTCCAGTCCTGACGCTGATGTAGGCGCGTGCGGGTGGGCGCGGCGGTGTGGGGTTTGGAAATCAGACTCAAGGCCCGGCTCCTTTCGCCGCTGGACCGCACGGCGGGGGAAATGACCCGTCAGGCCGTTTCCCCAAGAGCAGTTCTCCGAATTACGGCCTCATCGGAACAGCACCGCCGATGCCTCCATTCTCCGTCCTGCTCATTCAATTCACTCGCTCCGCTCGGGCAGAAGAATGGAGAACACCACGCCATTCTTCTGCCAAATGCTCTGGGGTTCGTCGGCTTATTTGGCGAGCTTCTTGGCGAGGGCCTCCATCTGGTCGGCGGCGGCCTGTGGCGTGACCGTCAGACCGAGCAGCGCCTGACTGGTGTCCTTGTGCAGTTCGCCCAGCTGCGGAGCCAGGTCCTGGTCGTACCACAGCTGCACGCTGGGGGCCTTTGCTACGAAGGCGGCCACCTGCGAAAGCAGCGGATCGGTGACGGTCAGGCCCTTGACGGGGGGCAGGCGGTGGTCGGCCAGACGGTCCTGGGTGGCCTGATCGTCGGTCAGAGCCTTGAGCAGCTTGTACGCCAGATCCGGGGTCTTGCACGATTTGGCGATGCTGTAGAAGTTATCGCCCACCGTGCCCAGCACGTCGTTGGCATTGCCCTTGCCGCCCGCCACCGACGGGAAGGCAAAGAAGCCCACGTTCTTGGCAAAGGTCGGATTTTCGTTCTGAATGGTGGCGAGTTCCCAGGTGCCCATCAGTTCCATCGCGGCCCGGCCCGAGTACAGCAGCTGTCTGGACGCGCCGCTGTCGTAATCCAGGCCGTTGTAACCCTGTGCGAACGCCCCGGCTTTCACCAGATCCTGAATCATCTGTCCGGCCTTCACGAACGCCGGGTTGGCGAAGCTGCCGCCGTTGGTTCTCAGCACCGCATTCTTGAACACGTCGGGGCCGCCGATGCGGTCGACCAGATAGCCGTAGTACATCGAGCCAGGCCACTTGGCCTTGTTGGCGAGCGACAGGGCCGCCACGTTGTGGGTCTTCAGCGTGGCAACAATCTTCAGCAGGTCGTCCCAGGTCTTGGGAGGACTCAGGTGATACTGCGCGAACAGGGCCTTGTTGTAGAGCATCACGGCGATGCCGGTGTTCTCGGCGGGAATGCCGTAGGTCTTCTTGTCGAACGTCACGGCGCTCCAGGCGGCAGGCACGAACCGCTTATAAAACGTCTGATCTTTCTGGAGGTAGGGCGTCAGATCGACCACCTGATCGGACTTGACGTACTCGTACAGCGGGCCGCCGCCCCACGACGCGAAGACGCACGGCGCGGCATTGGCACCGAAGGCGATCTTCAGCTTGGTTTTATAGGTGTCGTTCGGCGTCGGGCTGACATTCACGGTCACGCCCGGATTGGCCTTCATGAACCGGTTGACGGCGTTCTGAATCACCGCTTTTCCGCCCTCGGTGGTCTGGAGGTGCCAGACATCCAGCGCCGACTGTGCCGCCGCGAGAGAGGAAGCCAGTACGACTGTCAGGGCCATCCATGATGCGTGCTTCATCTTGAGCTCCTTGCGGCGTGACGCGACGCCGAACGCGTGGTGTCGTTCTGAAGGGTGCTGAGGTGGTATCAACGCGGGTTGTCTGGGAAAAAGGGTGTGACAGAGCGACCTGCTGAGGCAGCGGAAGAGCAGGCCAGGTGGCTGCCCGGTTGGCGGTGCAGGGCGCTGTCCGGACGCCTGTTCAGCCCGGCGAAAGCAGCGGTTCGCTCGTCAGGTATCCGGCGGGCGGCGGGGCAGTGGAGGCCCGGCAGATCAGTTCGGTGGGAAGCACCAGGCGGTCTGTGACGGTGCCCGCTCCGTGCAGCACGTTCAGCAGCTGTTTGATCCCGGCCCGGCCCATCTCGGTGAGCGGCTGACGGATGGTGGTGAGGGCAGGGTAGACCTGACTGGCCTGCGGAATATCGTCGAAGCCCATCACCGACACGTCCTGCGGTACCCGCAGCCCCAGTTCCTTCACCGCTTCCATCGCCCCGAACGCCGAGAGGTCGTTGGCGGCGAAAATCGCAGTCACAGCGGGCGTCGCCTGAAGCAGACGAAGTGCGGCGGCAAACCCGCCCGGCTGGGTGTAATTGCCTTCTTCCACCAGCACCGGTTCGGGCACCAGACCTGCCGTCAACAGCCCTTCCTGATAGCCACGGAAGCGCTCCAGGCTGGCGGCGGTGTCGGCCCGGCCCGCGATGAAGCCGATGCGGTGGTGCCCCAGGCTCAGCAGATGGCTCATGGCGGCCCGTGCGCCCTGATAGTGGTCGGAGTCGACCAGCGGAAACGGCGAATTCTGGTTGCCGGTTGCCACCACCACCACCGGAACATGCGCGTGCATCAGGGCGTGGGCGTAACTCTGTACCGAGCGGGGCAGCACCATCAGCAGGCCATCGACCAGGCCGTGCGTCAGGCGACCGACATTCTGAGATTCGTGCTCGGTGTCTTCCTGGGTGGTGGAAATCAGCAGATCGAGGCCCGCTTCCCGGGCGGCGAGGTCGGCACCGCGAATGACCTCGCTGATGTACTGCGGCCCGATCGAAGGCACGACGATGCCGAGCGTATTGGTACGCCCAGCCGAAAGCGCGCGGGCGGTCGCGTTCACCACGTAGCCGAGTTCCGCGACGGCGAGATGTACTTTCTGACGGGTGGCTTCTGAAATACCGGCCTTGTTGTTGATGACTTTGGACACGGTCATTCGGGAAACTGCTGCGCGGCGTGCGACATCAGCAAGCGTCACTGGACCTGGGGGCATGGCACTCCTTATCAATTTACGGGTTGAGTTACCGGTAACTTTACATGGTTTACCCTCAGACGTCAATTGCTGGAGCGCAGCAGATAAAATCCACTAACGGAAGAAGACGCTGAACCGGCAGCAGGCCAGGCACAGCGTCTTCAGCGTTTCGGCAGATCAAGCGACCGTCTGGCTGACACCGACGGCGCGGCGAACGTTCAGCGGAGGTAGGCCAGCAGCAGGTCGATGCCCGCCTGCAGGTCGTTCAGATGCACGGCCTCGACGATGCTGTGAATGTAGCGGGTCGGCAGGCTGAGCGTGATGGTGGGCACGCCGTCTCGGCTGCGCTGGATGGCCGCGCCGTCGGTGCCGCCCAGCGCCAGCACTTCGAGCTGATACGCCACACCTTCCCGCTCTGCCAGCTCGCAGAACACATCGACCAGCCAGCGCGTACTGACCATGCTGCTGTCGTAGACCTTGATGCCGATGCCCTGCCCGGCCCGCGTGACGGCCTCGTCTGCCTCGACGCCAGGTGTGTCGACGGCCAGCGTCACATCGAGCGCCACGCCCAGCGTCGGCTGCACGCTGTACGCGGCGGTCACGGCCCCGCGCAGACCGATTTCCTCCTGGGTGCTGAAGACCGCGTAGACGTCGTGGCGGGGGCGCTCGGTCAGCCGGCGCAGGACTTCGAGCTGCATGAACACGCTGGCGCGGTCATCGAGCGCCTTGCCGACCACCAGATTTCCCACCTGCCGCGCCGACTGATCGAGCGTGACCATGTCGCCCACCCGCACCTGTCGGCGTACCTCGTCGGCGTCGAGGCCCAGATCGATGAAGAATTCACGCAGTTCCGGCACCTTCTTGCGGTCGTCGGCGCTGGAAATATGAATGGGCCGACCGCCCGGCGTGAGAATGCCGGGCAGCAGCCCGGAGCGCGTCTGCACCGTCACGTTGCGGGCGAACAGGTTGCGCGGATCGAAGCCGCCCAGCGCCTGCACCCGCAGAAACCCCCGGTCGTCGATGTAGCGCACCAGAAAGCCGATCTCGTCCATGTGGGCGCTCAGCATCACGCGCTCACGCGGGGCCGCGTCGTCTTCCGCGCTGGCCCGCCCGGCACGGAAGGCGATCACATTGCCCATCGCGTCGATTCGCACGTCGTCCACCAGGCCGTCCAGCGCCTGCACCACGTACTCGCGCACCGCGTCTTCGTATCCGGGTACGCCGTTGAGGTTCGATAACGTCAGCAGCCCGTCAATGTTTAGGGTCACGGGCGCAGTGTAGCGCTCTGAAAAACCCGCCCAGGAACACATGACGCTTTGCTGAAGGCGGCGGGACAGACAGTCGCCTTTCGGGGAAACGGGGCGGCCGAGTCGATCAGCAGAACACACGCGCATGGACACAGCGGTTGACAGCGAGCTCGGAGGCTCTGTCGCCCGTCTGCGGCAGCGTCCGGTGGTGCTCAGGTGGGGACGTCTGAGAGAAACGCGTTCACATCTTCGGGAAGAGGCGCTCCTAAGTATATCCTTGCTGAATTTTAGAGAATAGTAGCTCCAAGGGCATGGAGGGCAATCAACAACGCCGCTCTGAGATCGGCCACCGTGTCATAACACCGCCGGGGCATTAAAAAGCCTTTCAACACCCGCCAGGTCGTCTCAATGCGGTTGAGCATCGGGCAGTATGGCGGGAGATAGCGAAGCAGCAGCCCCTTGGCCGCCCAGATGGGCTCTCTGGCACGAACCGCTTGACCGCGATGAAACGAGGCATTGTCCAAGACCACCACCGTCAACTGCGGCTTCCCCAACCGACGTTGCTCGGCCTCGCTGAGCGAGGCCAGCGTGTCGAGGTAAGCGATGACGGCATCCTGAGTGCAGGACACCGTCAGTTCACGCACTTCCAGGTGCTCGCCCTGGCTCGTCAGGGCGAGCGTGCCGATCAGGTTGAGGCGTCCTTGGGATCCCCAGCGGGTGGGAACCTCGAACTGCCGACCCGAGCCGCGTGGGAACCACGAGTTGCAGACGGAGAGCATCAGTGACAGGCCCGTCTGATCCAGGAACTTGAGGGTCAATTTGCCGTCCAGTGCCCCTTTTTTAGCGTCGCTAACGACGCCTGGTGTTCATGCAGGACAGCCGGGTCAGGTTCCTGACCCGGCGCGTACCGCCCACGTTTCCACGAATAGCCCAAGGCCAACAGCCGCACCCGCATCGCATCCCGGCTCACCCGAATCCCGAAGCGCTCTACGAGCGCTTCGGCCAACAGCGCACTGTTCCACAGGCGGGGTTCTGCCAGGCGCTCGTGGAGGTAGGCATCCATCTCCTCGGTCACCCGACGCGCAGGGCCGGCACAGCGTTTGTCCGTCAACCCCGCGATCCCACGCGTCTCGTAACGATCCAAGTCATTGTGAATGCTTCGCTGGTTGCGTCCGAAGTGCTGGGCGAGGCGAGGGACCGTCATCCCGCTGGCATTCAGCCGCACGATGCTGGCTCGCAGCCGCACTTTGAGATGGATGCCGTGACCCAGTTCCAAGCTGCGCAGAGCAACATCTTCTTCCAGACTCAGCACCAGGTGCCTCGATGGAGGTGTCATCCCTCAAATTCTAGCAAGGATGTACTTAGCGCAAGCCATAGCCGTCTGGCGCGGGCGTAGATCCGCTGAACGCGGCGCGGATCGCCCATCGCGCAGACAGCGCTGAGAAAAGCGTCGTTGCCCGCTTCGTCTTCCAGCAGCAGACCGACGCGCACGGCCTGCACCGTGTCACGTTCCGAACGGATCCGCTTCAGCGCTGCCGGCCGCACCGGTTCGGCCTCTGCGGTGTCTTCAAGATCGGCGTCTTCAAGCAGCGGTCCCCGCCACAGCGACAGGTCACCGCCCGCCAGAAACGCCGCGGATCTGCGGGCGGCGCGAACGCGTGGCTGCCCCCTGCCAGCGTTCAGGTGATCCAGTGGCAGCCCAATTCCAGCGACCTCAACGCCCGCAGCGTGCAGGACATCGACCTTTACGTGCTGCCCTGAGTGCGCTGTGCCCGGAGGTCCTGCCTGCTCATACGAATTCCGGTTGAACAGGTATGAACTACCTGCGAAGTCCGACCAGAAGAAGTAGGAAAAGGACGGATTCCAGAATGGAGTGAGCCTCCGGCGGTTTTTCGGAGGCTCACGGAATGGCCGGAATCAGTATCCGTCGGCATCGCCGGGAACTCCGTTCTTCAGCTGCCTGACCACCGATGTCAGATTCTCCAGCAGCAGCAGGTACACCACCCGCTGCCCGTCTCCGCTCACCACCGGCCATCCCTCGACCTTGAACGCTTCGCGTCCACTGCCGGGCACGTCCAGCTCGGTCAGGTAATTCCGGAACGCCTGCTCGGTCAGCACCACGTCGTCCAGTTGCTGCACCTCGGCCAGCCACAGGTCACGATCGAAGATCCCCAGCGCGTCGGGCAGGTGTTCGAGCAGCGCGTCCATCGACAGCTGTAAGGTGCCGAGTTCCGCTTCCAGACACTTGACTGGTGAGGGGCGCATGACCGTGACTTCAGTCATGTGCGCCATCTAACGGCGCGATTTGATTACCTCTTCAGGGGGTCGGACTTAGTTTGTGGTCCGAGGGCTAGGTGACATGCGTCTACGATTGACAATTGTAGGGGTGTGAAGCTCACTGACAAACGTTCTGATACTGCCAGCCTACGGCGGTGGACAGACCAGCCCTGAGTTCTCTGCAGACGAAAGAAACTTACGTTTAACGTGCCGTCAAGTCGAACAGGTGAAATCAGGCTGATACACCTGAACCAAAATGGTACGGTGGAGGCCAACGAGGCCGTGACTCCTCAATGGACCAACTTCAACCACCCGGCATACAGGAAGCTGCTCAGGAACGCTCGATACGTCAATCGCGCCCTGATTTGGGAACTCCTACATCACTTCACCCGCAAGGGACGCGAAGATGTCAGCGTGTGAGACGGAGGACGGAGGTGGCGTAGGAGCCCAATGCCCGGCTGTAATGGACGGGACATGGTGAAGGCCCACCAGGACAAAGGGAATGGAAAGTAACTTAACCTCCTTGTTCGCGGAGACGTTCGACAGGGCGTGTCCCTGAACAGACCGCGAATCCTGCAAGGAAAAGAGGAACTGGTACAAGGACCGGAGTCTGGAACGCCGGATGCGGTGAACGTCGCACGTTCCCGCTTCCCGGGAGCCCTTGGTTTGGAACGGGGGAAAGGCCGCGAGGCCCTACCTATCGTTACGTGAGGTTCAAGAGACCGATATTGGTCAGGGTCACCACCACCCCGTCGATAAAATGTTCGAAGGTGCGGTACGGCGAGACCCGCATCAGGTACCACGCGTTGCCTCGCCCTGCACCTGGACTTCCAGCGGCAGCAGCGTTTCGACGACCTGTTCAAGATCCTGCACGAACGCCGGATAGTGTAGTTTCGAGCTGAAGTCGCTGATGGTCGCCCCAGATCGCTAGGCAGCAGGCGCAGGTGCTCGGAGGTCTCCACGTTCAGGCTCTGCGCGACGCAGTCAATCAGCACCGCAAGGAGCGTTCACGGTCACGTCCCCATCGTTGCTACTGTGTAGCCTCTGCGGCGGGCGTGCGCTCAGCACGTACAACGAGGTCCTTGTCCGGAGCAGCTGAGCATGTCTGCAAGTCGCGTCCGTGCAAGAAGTCAACGGCAGATCAAGAAGCCACCTTCATCACGCGTGAGTGCTGTGCTCGCCGAGGATGCTGCTGTCTGAAGCAAAGCCTTCCATCACGTTGACCAGCTGCTGCGCCGCGTCCGGTCCGAACGAGCGTATCAGGTTGGCGGCAGACTCGGCCGCCAACGCTGCACTGCGCGGAAACATCGCCTGCTCGTACACCGTGAGCGCCGCATTCGTGTCGTGTGGATGGGCGATCAGGGCGAGGGCCAGCTCGGCACCGTCCAGCATCGCGAGGTTGGCGCCCTCGCCTGCAAATGGCGACATCAGGTGGGCGGCGTCGCCCAGCAGCGTCACGCCCGGCACTCGGTTCCAGCAATGCTCCACGGGCAGGGCATGGATGGGCCGGGGCGTCAGGGGGCCATCAGCGTCGGTTATAAATGCTTGCAGCCGAGGGTCCCAGTCGGCAAATGCGGTGAGCAGGATCGTCTTCACCGCCTGCGGGTCACTGAAATCGAGGGTGCGGAGCGCGGCGAGTGGCAGCTTCAGTGCGACATAGGCTTCGAGTGTTCCGTCCGGTTCACCGTGCACGATGACGCCCTTCTCGTCGGCTAGGGCGAACGTCAACCCTTGGCTGACAACAGCCGCAGTAGCCGGGAATCGCTGCTCGGCCTGCCGCAGGTGGGATTCAAAGAA comes from Deinococcus ruber and encodes:
- a CDS encoding carbohydrate ABC transporter permease; the protein is MSLISKPHTAAPTRTRLHQRQDWTAAAFIAPAMVVLALFLLYPLVANFRLSFVNWNGLGNTARDVGLSNWLDLSRDAVFLRALGNNALLAVFSILIQLPLGLLLAVTLSRASRGSVALRIIYVLPLLMSSVAIGTVFRDLYDPNFGAINTALRSLHLDGLAQDWLGDPRFALASVIAVVCWQSVPFYMLLFMAGLSSMPDELREAATLDGASPRVIFWRITLPFLQGTVRTAAVLSLIGSLRYFDLVYVMTGGGPSGSSEVMATYMYRTVFSAFNIGYGAAVSSAMFLIVVVAASAALRLSRRYQTEV
- a CDS encoding extracellular solute-binding protein; amino-acid sequence: MKHASWMALTVVLASSLAAAQSALDVWHLQTTEGGKAVIQNAVNRFMKANPGVTVNVSPTPNDTYKTKLKIAFGANAAPCVFASWGGGPLYEYVKSDQVVDLTPYLQKDQTFYKRFVPAAWSAVTFDKKTYGIPAENTGIAVMLYNKALFAQYHLSPPKTWDDLLKIVATLKTHNVAALSLANKAKWPGSMYYGYLVDRIGGPDVFKNAVLRTNGGSFANPAFVKAGQMIQDLVKAGAFAQGYNGLDYDSGASRQLLYSGRAAMELMGTWELATIQNENPTFAKNVGFFAFPSVAGGKGNANDVLGTVGDNFYSIAKSCKTPDLAYKLLKALTDDQATQDRLADHRLPPVKGLTVTDPLLSQVAAFVAKAPSVQLWYDQDLAPQLGELHKDTSQALLGLTVTPQAAADQMEALAKKLAK
- a CDS encoding LacI family DNA-binding transcriptional regulator → MPPGPVTLADVARRAAVSRMTVSKVINNKAGISEATRQKVHLAVAELGYVVNATARALSAGRTNTLGIVVPSIGPQYISEVIRGADLAAREAGLDLLISTTQEDTEHESQNVGRLTHGLVDGLLMVLPRSVQSYAHALMHAHVPVVVVATGNQNSPFPLVDSDHYQGARAAMSHLLSLGHHRIGFIAGRADTAASLERFRGYQEGLLTAGLVPEPVLVEEGNYTQPGGFAAALRLLQATPAVTAIFAANDLSAFGAMEAVKELGLRVPQDVSVMGFDDIPQASQVYPALTTIRQPLTEMGRAGIKQLLNVLHGAGTVTDRLVLPTELICRASTAPPPAGYLTSEPLLSPG
- a CDS encoding M42 family metallopeptidase, whose amino-acid sequence is MTLNIDGLLTLSNLNGVPGYEDAVREYVVQALDGLVDDVRIDAMGNVIAFRAGRASAEDDAAPRERVMLSAHMDEIGFLVRYIDDRGFLRVQALGGFDPRNLFARNVTVQTRSGLLPGILTPGGRPIHISSADDRKKVPELREFFIDLGLDADEVRRQVRVGDMVTLDQSARQVGNLVVGKALDDRASVFMQLEVLRRLTERPRHDVYAVFSTQEEIGLRGAVTAAYSVQPTLGVALDVTLAVDTPGVEADEAVTRAGQGIGIKVYDSSMVSTRWLVDVFCELAEREGVAYQLEVLALGGTDGAAIQRSRDGVPTITLSLPTRYIHSIVEAVHLNDLQAGIDLLLAYLR
- a CDS encoding transposase; the protein is MTLKFLDQTGLSLMLSVCNSWFPRGSGRQFEVPTRWGSQGRLNLIGTLALTSQGEHLEVRELTVSCTQDAVIAYLDTLASLSEAEQRRLGKPQLTVVVLDNASFHRGQAVRAREPIWAAKGLLLRYLPPYCPMLNRIETTWRVLKGFLMPRRCYDTVADLRAALLIALHALGATIL
- a CDS encoding helix-turn-helix domain-containing protein; the encoded protein is MLSLEEDVALRSLELGHGIHLKVRLRASIVRLNASGMTVPRLAQHFGRNQRSIHNDLDRYETRGIAGLTDKRCAGPARRVTEEMDAYLHERLAEPRLWNSALLAEALVERFGIRVSRDAMRVRLLALGYSWKRGRYAPGQEPDPAVLHEHQASLATLKKGHWTAN
- a CDS encoding FAD-dependent oxidoreductase; this translates as MSTHQPIAIIGAGLGGLMLARVLHIHGLETAVYDLDTSATARPQGGMLDIHVESGQAALRAAGLYDAFRSLIHTGGDGVRILDQHATVYLDEAGSENDGERPEIRRRDLRDLLLGSLPEGTVRWGSKVTAVRRLETGQHEVSLENGRVFTTDLLIGADGAWSKVRPLVSDDVPVYSGISFFESHLRQAEQRFPATAAVVSQGLTFALADEKGVIVHGEPDGTLEAYVALKLPLAALRTLDFSDPQAVKTILLTAFADWDPRLQAFITDADGPLTPRPIHALPVEHCWNRVPGVTLLGDAAHLMSPFAGEGANLAMLDGAELALALIAHPHDTNAALTVYEQAMFPRSAALAAESAANLIRSFGPDAAQQLVNVMEGFASDSSILGEHSTHA